One Flavobacteriales bacterium DNA segment encodes these proteins:
- a CDS encoding serine/threonine-protein phosphatase, whose protein sequence is KEIVEELHQRIKLRVGGSPTAQVRDSMDLGLFSLNEKTREVRFVGTHTSVCLVRNSKLTKYKGSKADIGYKPNIAIEEQVFQVAINDMLYMHSDGYPDQKGGPKGKKFYYQPIRKKFEEISLLNIMEQEQIMSQTFEDWKGALDQFDDVCMVGVRIK, encoded by the coding sequence AAGGAAATTGTAGAAGAATTGCATCAACGCATTAAATTACGCGTAGGAGGGAGTCCAACAGCTCAAGTTAGAGACAGTATGGATTTAGGGTTGTTTTCGTTGAATGAAAAGACAAGAGAGGTGCGTTTTGTGGGAACACATACGAGTGTTTGTCTGGTCAGAAACTCCAAGTTAACGAAATACAAAGGTTCCAAAGCAGATATTGGTTATAAGCCCAATATAGCAATAGAAGAACAAGTTTTTCAAGTAGCGATCAATGATATGTTGTATATGCATAGTGACGGTTACCCTGATCAGAAAGGAGGACCAAAAGGGAAGAAATTTTACTATCAACCCATTCGTAAAAAGTTTGAAGAAATCAGTTTGTTAAACATAATGGAGCAAGAGCAAATTATGAGTCAGACTTTTGAAGATTGGAAAGGAGCATTAGACCAGTTTGATGATGTTTGTATGGTTGGAGTAAGAATTAAATAG